One Pseudomonas sp. HOU2 genomic window carries:
- a CDS encoding adenine phosphoribosyltransferase, whose translation MVFDSFDIKSLIRPVIDFPKPGVIFRDITPLFQSPKALRLVMDSFAHRYVEADFTHIGAMDARGFLIGSVLAYQLNKPLVLFRKQGKLPADVLAEGYATEYGEAFLEVHADSLCEGDSVVMFDDLIATGGTLIAAANLIRRMGARVHEAAAIIDLPELGGSQRLEDMGIPTFCLTQFALTDK comes from the coding sequence ATGGTCTTCGACTCCTTCGACATCAAATCCCTGATCCGCCCCGTGATCGACTTCCCGAAACCGGGCGTGATCTTTCGCGACATCACCCCGCTGTTCCAGTCGCCCAAGGCCCTGCGCCTGGTGATGGACAGCTTCGCCCACCGTTATGTGGAAGCCGACTTCACCCACATCGGCGCGATGGATGCGCGCGGTTTCCTGATCGGTTCGGTGCTGGCCTACCAACTGAACAAGCCGCTGGTGCTGTTCCGCAAGCAAGGCAAACTGCCCGCGGACGTGCTGGCCGAAGGTTACGCGACCGAGTACGGCGAAGCGTTCCTCGAAGTGCACGCCGACAGCCTGTGTGAAGGCGACTCGGTGGTGATGTTCGATGACCTGATCGCCACCGGTGGCACGCTGATCGCCGCGGCCAACCTGATCCGCCGCATGGGCGCGCGGGTGCATGAGGCGGCGGCGATCATTGATCTGCCGGAGCTGGGGGGTTCGCAGCGTCTTGAGGACATGGGGATTCCTACTTTCTGTCTGACGCAGTTTGCTCTGACGGATAAGTAA
- the recR gene encoding recombination mediator RecR, whose protein sequence is MSFSPLIRQLIDALRTLPGVGQKTAQRMALQLLERDRSGGTRLAQALSQAMEGVGHCRQCRTLTEDDLCPQCADTRRDDTLLCVVEGPMDVYAVEQTGFRGRYFVLKGHLSPLDGLGPEAIGIPQLMARIEEAGTFTEVILATNPTVEGEATAHYIAQLLANKGLIASRIAHGVPLGGELELVDGGTLAHSFAGRKPISL, encoded by the coding sequence ATGAGCTTCAGCCCTTTGATTCGCCAACTGATCGACGCCCTGCGCACTTTGCCGGGCGTGGGTCAGAAAACCGCCCAGCGCATGGCGTTGCAGTTGCTCGAGCGTGATCGCAGCGGCGGCACGCGCCTGGCCCAGGCCTTGAGCCAGGCCATGGAAGGGGTGGGTCACTGCCGCCAGTGCCGCACGCTGACCGAAGACGATCTGTGCCCGCAATGCGCCGACACGCGCCGCGACGACACGCTGCTGTGCGTGGTGGAAGGGCCGATGGACGTGTATGCAGTGGAGCAGACCGGTTTCCGTGGGCGTTACTTCGTGCTCAAAGGCCACCTGTCGCCGCTCGACGGTCTGGGGCCGGAGGCCATCGGTATTCCGCAGTTGATGGCGCGCATTGAAGAGGCGGGCACCTTTACCGAAGTCATCCTTGCCACCAACCCGACGGTGGAAGGTGAGGCGACTGCGCATTACATCGCCCAACTTCTGGCCAACAAAGGCCTGATCGCCTCGCGGATTGCTCACGGTGTGCCGCTGGGTGGAGAGCTGGAGCTGGTGGATGGCGGGACGCTGGCGCATTCGTTTGCCGGGCGTAAACCGATTTCCCTCTGA
- the fnr gene encoding fumarate/nitrate reduction transcriptional regulator Fnr: protein MSEPVKLRAHNQAHCKDCSLAPLCLPLSLNLEDMDALDEIVKRGRPLKKGEFLFRQGDTFDSVYAVRSGALKTFSLSDSGEEQLTGFHLPSELVGLSGMDTEKHPVSAQALETTSVCEIPFERLDELALQLPQLRRQLMRVMSREIRDDQQMMLLLSKKTADERIATFLVNLSARFRARGFSANQFRLSMSRNEIGNYLGLAVETVSRVFTRFQQNELIAAEGKEIHILDPIQLCALAGGSLEG, encoded by the coding sequence ATGTCCGAGCCAGTCAAACTGCGCGCTCACAACCAGGCCCATTGCAAGGATTGCAGCCTGGCCCCTCTCTGCCTGCCACTTTCTCTGAATCTGGAAGACATGGATGCGCTGGACGAAATCGTTAAACGTGGCCGCCCGTTGAAAAAGGGTGAGTTCCTGTTCCGCCAGGGCGACACCTTCGATTCCGTCTATGCAGTACGCTCCGGCGCCCTCAAGACCTTCAGCCTGAGCGACAGCGGCGAAGAACAACTCACTGGCTTCCACCTGCCGAGCGAACTGGTCGGCCTGTCCGGCATGGACACCGAGAAACACCCGGTGTCGGCTCAGGCCCTGGAAACCACCTCGGTCTGTGAAATACCTTTCGAACGCCTCGACGAACTGGCCTTGCAACTGCCGCAGCTGCGCCGTCAGTTGATGCGGGTGATGAGCCGCGAGATCCGCGACGACCAGCAAATGATGCTGTTGCTGTCGAAGAAAACCGCCGACGAGCGCATCGCCACGTTCCTGGTCAACCTGTCGGCCCGCTTCCGGGCTCGCGGGTTCTCGGCCAACCAGTTCCGCCTGAGCATGTCGCGCAATGAAATCGGCAATTATCTGGGCCTGGCGGTGGAAACCGTGTCGCGGGTGTTCACCCGCTTCCAGCAGAACGAACTGATCGCCGCCGAGGGCAAGGAGATTCACATCCTCGACCCGATTCAGCTCTGCGCCCTGGCCGGCGGTTCGCTCGAAGGCTGA
- a CDS encoding acyl-CoA dehydrogenase family protein has translation MPAFQEYFDPSHQMVRDSVRRFVEREILPDINAWEEAESFPRELYLKAGAAGILGIGYPEALGGSHEGDVFAKVAASEELMRCGSGGLVAGLGSLDIGLPPIVKWARPEVRERVVPQVLSGEKICALAITEPGGGSDVANLQTRAVRDGEFYRVSGSKTFITSGVRADFYTVAVRTGAPGFGGISLLLIEKGTPGFTVGRQLKKMGWWASDTAELFFDDCRVPVGNLIGAENMGFACIMGNFQSERLALALMANMTSQLALEEALKWAREREAFGKPIGKFQVIKHRLAEMATALEVSREFTYRQAAKMAAGQSVIKEISMAKNFATDTSDRITSEAVQILGGLGYMRESLVERLYRDNRILSIGGGTREVMNEIISKQMGL, from the coding sequence ATGCCTGCCTTCCAGGAATACTTCGACCCCAGCCACCAAATGGTCCGCGACAGCGTCAGACGTTTCGTCGAGCGCGAGATCCTGCCGGACATCAACGCGTGGGAAGAGGCCGAAAGCTTTCCCCGTGAGCTGTACCTGAAGGCCGGGGCGGCGGGGATTCTTGGCATTGGCTATCCGGAAGCGCTGGGTGGCAGCCACGAAGGTGATGTGTTCGCCAAAGTCGCCGCCAGCGAGGAACTGATGCGCTGCGGTTCCGGTGGTTTGGTCGCAGGCCTCGGTTCGCTGGATATCGGCCTGCCACCGATCGTCAAATGGGCCCGGCCCGAGGTGCGCGAGCGCGTCGTGCCGCAAGTGCTCAGCGGCGAGAAGATCTGCGCGTTGGCAATTACCGAACCCGGCGGCGGTTCCGACGTCGCCAACCTGCAAACCCGCGCTGTGCGTGACGGCGAGTTCTACCGGGTCAGCGGCAGTAAAACTTTCATCACCAGCGGCGTACGTGCCGATTTCTACACCGTCGCGGTGCGCACCGGAGCGCCGGGTTTCGGCGGCATCAGTCTGCTGTTGATCGAGAAGGGTACGCCCGGCTTCACCGTAGGCCGCCAGTTGAAGAAAATGGGCTGGTGGGCCTCGGACACCGCTGAACTGTTCTTCGACGATTGCAGGGTGCCTGTGGGCAATCTGATCGGCGCGGAGAACATGGGCTTCGCCTGCATCATGGGCAATTTCCAGAGCGAACGGCTGGCGCTGGCGCTGATGGCCAACATGACTTCACAACTGGCCCTCGAAGAAGCTCTGAAGTGGGCGCGTGAGCGCGAAGCGTTCGGCAAACCAATCGGCAAGTTTCAGGTGATCAAGCATCGGTTGGCGGAGATGGCCACAGCGCTGGAAGTATCGCGCGAGTTCACCTACCGCCAGGCGGCGAAAATGGCGGCGGGGCAGAGCGTGATCAAGGAGATTTCCATGGCCAAGAACTTCGCCACGGACACCTCGGACCGGATCACCAGTGAAGCGGTGCAGATTCTTGGCGGCCTGGGTTACATGCGCGAAAGCCTGGTGGAGCGGCTGTATCGGGATAACCGCATTCTGTCGATTGGCGGCGGAACGCGGGAGGTGATGAACGAGATCATCAGCAAGCAGATGGGGCTTTAA
- a CDS encoding NADP-dependent oxidoreductase — MSDPLTLNQRFVLASRPVGAPTPENFRLEREALPDLEDGQVLLKTLYLSLDPYMRGRMSDAPSYAAPVQIGEVMTGGAVSRVENSRHPKFHQGDLVVGLTGWQSHSISDGRNIMPIPSGLPSPSMALGVLGMPGMTAYMGLIDIGQPKEGETLVVAAASGAVGSVVGQVAKIKGLRAVGVAGGADKCKYVVEELGFDACIDHKAPDFAEQLAKACPKGIDIYYENVGGHVFDAVVPLLNPKARIPLCGLIAGYNATEVPQGPDRLPMLQRTLLTKRVRIQGFIVFDDYGDRQPEFISHMVPWVRDGKVKFREDVVEGLEQAPEAFIGLLEGRNFGKLVVKVAQD, encoded by the coding sequence ATGTCCGACCCTCTGACCCTCAATCAACGCTTCGTCCTCGCCTCGCGTCCGGTGGGCGCGCCGACCCCGGAAAACTTCCGTCTGGAGCGCGAAGCGTTGCCGGATCTCGAAGACGGCCAGGTACTGCTCAAGACCCTGTACCTGTCGCTGGACCCTTACATGCGCGGACGCATGAGTGACGCACCGTCCTACGCCGCGCCGGTACAAATCGGCGAAGTGATGACCGGCGGGGCTGTCAGCCGAGTCGAGAATTCCCGTCATCCGAAATTCCACCAAGGCGATCTGGTGGTCGGCCTCACCGGCTGGCAGAGCCACAGCATCAGCGACGGCCGTAACATCATGCCAATCCCGTCCGGCCTGCCGAGTCCGTCGATGGCCCTCGGTGTGCTGGGCATGCCGGGGATGACCGCGTACATGGGGCTGATCGACATCGGTCAGCCGAAAGAAGGCGAGACCCTGGTGGTGGCTGCAGCGTCCGGTGCGGTCGGTTCAGTGGTCGGTCAGGTGGCGAAGATCAAGGGCCTGCGCGCCGTGGGTGTGGCCGGTGGAGCCGACAAATGCAAATACGTGGTCGAGGAGTTGGGTTTTGATGCCTGCATCGATCACAAGGCGCCGGACTTTGCCGAACAACTGGCCAAGGCTTGCCCGAAAGGCATCGACATCTATTACGAGAACGTCGGCGGGCATGTGTTCGATGCCGTGGTGCCGCTGCTCAACCCCAAGGCGCGGATCCCGCTGTGCGGGCTGATCGCCGGTTACAACGCCACTGAGGTGCCGCAAGGCCCGGATCGTCTGCCAATGCTGCAGCGTACGTTGCTGACCAAGCGTGTGCGGATTCAGGGCTTCATCGTGTTTGATGACTACGGCGACCGTCAGCCGGAATTCATCAGCCACATGGTGCCGTGGGTGCGCGACGGCAAGGTCAAATTCCGCGAAGACGTGGTGGAAGGTCTGGAGCAGGCACCCGAGGCGTTCATCGGTCTGCTGGAGGGACGCAACTTCGGCAAACTGGTAGTGAAGGTTGCCCAGGACTGA
- the dnaX gene encoding DNA polymerase III subunit gamma/tau translates to MSYQVLARKWRPRSFREMVGQTHVLKALINALDSQRLHHAYLFTGTRGVGKTTIARIIAKCLNCETGITSSPCGECSVCREIDEGRFVDLIEIDAASRTKVEDTRELLDNVQYAPSRGRFKVYLIDEVHMLSSHSFNALLKTLEEPPPYVKFILATTDPQKLPATILSRCLQFSLKNMTPERVVEHLTHVLGAENVPFEDDALWLLGRAADGSMRDAMSLTDQAIAFGEGKVLAADVRAMLGTLDHGQVFDVLHALIEGDAKALLEAVRHLAEQGPDWNGVLSEILNVLHRVAIAQALPEGVDNGHGDRDRVLALAQALPAEDVQFYYQMGLIGRRDLPLAPDPRGGFEMVLLRMLAFRPADMADAPRQPLKPVGISQATVDSANAVAAAPKPAPVVAAAVAPAPVVAPAPAPAPEPAPVVAAAPAPEPEAEPEPVVAEAVVDLPWNDPVEPEPEPEPVQQPAVEPVLETASEQPELPPMPLPTPDSVVPDAPEWAAAPIPEPSVADVDAATPGMDLDDEPPLDEDYIEPDMDSAYSYLDDLASEHTAEPAPEPEPEPAAAPATGLALQWLELFPQLPISGMTGSIAANCTLIAVDGDHWLMHLDPAHSALFNATQQRRLNDALNQFHGRTLTLTIELIKPEQETPAQAASRRRANRQREAEESIHGDPFIQQMVQQFGAVVRHDTIEPVDALVAQG, encoded by the coding sequence ATGAGTTATCAGGTTCTTGCACGTAAATGGCGTCCGCGCTCGTTCCGCGAAATGGTCGGCCAGACCCATGTGCTCAAGGCTCTGATCAATGCCTTGGACAGCCAGCGGCTGCACCATGCGTACCTGTTCACCGGTACGCGCGGGGTCGGTAAGACCACCATTGCGCGGATCATTGCCAAATGCCTGAACTGTGAGACAGGTATCACGTCCAGCCCCTGCGGCGAGTGTTCGGTGTGCCGTGAAATCGACGAAGGGCGCTTTGTCGACCTGATCGAGATCGACGCCGCGAGCCGGACCAAGGTCGAGGACACCCGCGAGCTGCTCGACAACGTGCAGTACGCGCCGAGCCGCGGGCGCTTCAAGGTCTATCTGATCGACGAAGTGCACATGCTCTCCAGCCATTCCTTCAATGCGCTGCTGAAAACCCTCGAAGAGCCGCCGCCGTACGTCAAGTTCATCCTGGCGACCACCGACCCGCAGAAACTTCCGGCAACGATTTTGTCGCGTTGCCTGCAGTTTTCCCTGAAGAACATGACGCCCGAACGCGTGGTCGAGCATCTGACCCACGTCCTCGGCGCCGAAAACGTGCCGTTCGAAGACGACGCGCTGTGGTTGCTGGGTCGCGCTGCTGACGGTTCGATGCGTGACGCCATGAGCCTGACCGACCAGGCCATCGCCTTCGGTGAAGGCAAGGTGCTGGCCGCCGATGTGCGGGCGATGCTCGGCACGCTGGATCACGGTCAGGTTTTCGACGTGTTGCACGCACTGATCGAAGGCGATGCCAAGGCGTTGCTTGAAGCCGTGCGCCATCTGGCCGAGCAAGGCCCGGACTGGAACGGCGTGCTCTCGGAAATTCTCAACGTGCTGCACCGTGTCGCCATCGCCCAGGCATTGCCGGAAGGTGTCGATAACGGTCATGGCGACCGTGACCGCGTATTGGCGCTGGCGCAGGCGCTGCCGGCCGAAGACGTGCAGTTCTATTACCAGATGGGCCTGATCGGTCGCCGCGACTTGCCGCTGGCGCCGGATCCCCGTGGTGGTTTCGAAATGGTCCTGCTGCGGATGCTGGCCTTCCGGCCCGCGGACATGGCGGACGCCCCGAGGCAACCGCTAAAGCCAGTGGGGATCAGCCAGGCCACAGTTGATTCCGCAAACGCAGTGGCTGCCGCGCCCAAGCCTGCGCCGGTAGTCGCTGCGGCTGTTGCGCCGGCACCGGTTGTTGCTCCAGCGCCAGCCCCGGCTCCTGAGCCCGCGCCTGTGGTGGCCGCTGCACCCGCGCCAGAGCCAGAAGCAGAGCCTGAGCCAGTCGTCGCCGAAGCGGTGGTCGACCTGCCGTGGAACGATCCGGTCGAACCCGAGCCAGAACCCGAGCCGGTGCAGCAACCAGCCGTCGAGCCGGTGCTGGAAACCGCCAGCGAGCAGCCCGAGCTGCCGCCGATGCCGCTGCCGACCCCGGACAGCGTGGTGCCGGATGCGCCGGAGTGGGCGGCCGCGCCGATTCCCGAGCCGTCGGTCGCCGACGTCGATGCCGCCACCCCGGGTATGGACCTCGACGACGAGCCGCCGCTGGACGAAGACTACATCGAGCCGGACATGGATTCGGCCTACAGCTACCTCGACGATCTGGCCAGCGAACACACCGCCGAGCCGGCCCCGGAACCCGAGCCGGAGCCTGCCGCCGCGCCGGCCACCGGTCTGGCGTTGCAATGGCTGGAGCTGTTCCCGCAACTGCCAATCTCCGGCATGACCGGCAGCATCGCCGCCAACTGCACGCTGATCGCGGTCGATGGCGACCATTGGCTGATGCACCTGGACCCGGCGCACAGCGCGCTGTTCAACGCCACGCAGCAGCGGCGCCTGAACGATGCGTTGAACCAGTTTCACGGTCGCACGCTGACCCTGACCATCGAGCTGATCAAACCCGAACAGGAAACCCCGGCGCAGGCCGCGTCCCGTCGCCGGGCCAACCGTCAGCGCGAGGCGGAGGAATCGATCCACGGTGATCCGTTCATCCAGCAAATGGTTCAGCAGTTCGGTGCGGTGGTGCGACACGATACTATTGAACCTGTCGATGCCTTGGTCGCCCAAGGCTAA
- the ligA gene encoding NAD-dependent DNA ligase LigA: MTAAKNRILELRAELDQHNYRYHVLDEPSIPDAEYDRLFHELKALEAANPELITSDSPTQRVGSVALTAFTQVRHEVPMLSLGNAFEEADMREFDRRVTEGLDLPAGDLFGGGAAVEYSCEPKLDGLAVSLLYQDGVLVRGATRGDGTTGEDISVNVRTVRNIPLKLHGTGWPATLEVRGEVFMSKAGFERLNASQLEVGGKTFANPRNAAAGSLRQLDSKITANRPLEFCCYGIGQVSHDISDTHIGNLKQLQKWGMPISHELKLAKGIGECLDYYRDIGERRNALAYEIDGVVFKVNSIADQRELGFRAREPRWAIAHKFPAMEELTELLDVEFQVGRTGAVTPVARLKPVKVAGVTVANATLHNMDEVARLGLMIGDTVIIRRAGDVIPQVVQVVMDRRPENARAVQIPESCPVCGSHVERTQLVKRSKGKETISEGAVYRCVGRLACGAQLKQAIIHFVSRRAMDIEGLGDKSVEQLVDEGLVSSPADLYALKFDDIVDLEGFAEVSSNKLLAAIEDSKQPGLARFIYALGIPDVGEETAKVLARSLGSLERVQQALPQVLTYLPDIGLEVAHEIHSFFEDAHNQQVIAELLGHGLQIQDQGELGAEFAASTTLGGLLDKLHIPFVGPGGAQKLADKFGSLDAVMNADWLDMRQALPEKQANSVREFFAVPEHRQIAESAEKQLRDFGMHWLSEKKVVEGLPLSGETWVLTGKVELMSRDVAKEHLESLGAKVAGSVSAKTHCVVAGPGAGSKLTKANELGVKVMDEEAFIAFLKTHGISA; this comes from the coding sequence GCGTTCACCCAGGTGCGTCACGAAGTGCCGATGCTCAGCCTCGGTAACGCCTTCGAAGAAGCCGACATGCGCGAGTTCGATCGTCGGGTGACCGAAGGGCTGGATCTGCCGGCCGGTGACCTGTTCGGTGGCGGCGCAGCGGTGGAATACAGCTGCGAACCTAAACTCGATGGCCTGGCGGTCAGCCTGCTGTATCAGGACGGCGTGCTGGTGCGCGGCGCTACTCGCGGCGACGGTACCACCGGTGAAGACATCAGCGTCAACGTGCGCACCGTGCGCAACATCCCGTTGAAGCTGCATGGCACAGGCTGGCCGGCGACTCTGGAAGTGCGCGGTGAAGTGTTCATGTCCAAGGCCGGCTTCGAGCGCCTCAACGCCTCGCAACTGGAAGTCGGCGGCAAGACCTTCGCCAACCCGCGCAACGCCGCTGCCGGCAGCCTGCGTCAGCTGGATTCGAAGATCACCGCCAACCGTCCGCTGGAATTCTGCTGCTACGGCATCGGCCAGGTCTCCCACGATATTTCCGACACTCACATCGGCAACCTCAAGCAATTGCAGAAGTGGGGCATGCCGATCAGCCACGAGCTGAAACTGGCCAAAGGCATCGGCGAGTGCCTGGATTACTACCGCGACATCGGTGAGCGCCGTAACGCGCTGGCCTACGAAATCGACGGTGTGGTGTTCAAGGTCAACAGCATCGCCGATCAGCGTGAGCTGGGCTTCCGCGCCCGCGAACCGCGCTGGGCGATCGCGCACAAATTCCCGGCCATGGAAGAACTCACCGAGTTGCTCGACGTGGAATTCCAGGTCGGTCGCACCGGCGCCGTCACCCCGGTGGCGCGATTGAAACCGGTCAAGGTCGCCGGTGTCACCGTGGCCAACGCCACCCTGCACAACATGGACGAAGTGGCGCGCCTGGGCCTGATGATCGGCGACACGGTGATCATCCGCCGCGCCGGTGACGTGATCCCGCAAGTGGTGCAAGTGGTGATGGATCGTCGTCCCGAAAACGCGCGTGCGGTGCAGATTCCCGAGAGCTGCCCGGTCTGCGGCTCGCATGTCGAACGCACGCAACTGGTCAAGCGCAGCAAAGGCAAGGAAACCATCAGCGAAGGCGCGGTGTACCGCTGCGTCGGTCGTCTGGCCTGTGGCGCGCAACTGAAGCAGGCGATCATTCACTTCGTCTCGCGCCGGGCGATGGACATCGAGGGACTTGGCGACAAGAGCGTCGAGCAACTGGTCGATGAAGGTCTGGTCAGTTCACCGGCGGATCTGTATGCGCTGAAGTTCGACGACATTGTTGATCTGGAAGGCTTTGCCGAGGTCTCCAGCAACAAGCTGTTGGCGGCGATTGAAGACAGCAAGCAACCGGGACTGGCGCGGTTCATTTATGCGCTGGGCATTCCCGACGTCGGCGAGGAGACGGCCAAGGTGTTGGCGCGCTCGCTGGGTTCGCTGGAGCGCGTGCAGCAGGCGTTGCCGCAAGTGCTGACCTACCTGCCGGACATCGGCCTGGAAGTGGCTCACGAGATTCACAGCTTCTTTGAAGATGCACACAACCAGCAAGTGATCGCCGAGTTGTTGGGGCATGGTCTGCAGATTCAGGATCAGGGTGAGCTGGGCGCCGAGTTCGCCGCCAGCACCACGCTCGGTGGTCTGCTCGACAAGCTGCACATTCCCTTTGTCGGCCCGGGCGGTGCGCAGAAACTGGCGGACAAGTTCGGTTCGCTGGACGCGGTGATGAATGCCGACTGGCTGGACATGCGTCAGGCGCTACCGGAGAAGCAGGCCAATTCGGTGCGCGAGTTTTTTGCTGTGCCCGAGCATCGGCAGATCGCCGAGTCTGCCGAAAAACAGCTGCGGGATTTCGGCATGCACTGGCTGAGCGAGAAGAAAGTCGTCGAAGGCCTGCCGCTGTCCGGCGAAACCTGGGTGTTGACGGGCAAGGTCGAGTTGATGAGCCGTGATGTGGCCAAGGAACATCTGGAAAGCCTCGGCGCCAAGGTTGCCGGCTCGGTCTCGGCGAAAACTCATTGTGTGGTCGCAGGGCCCGGTGCCGGTTCGAAACTGACCAAGGCCAATGAGCTGGGGGTGAAGGTGATGGATGAAGAGGCGTTTATCGCGTTCCTCAAAACCCATGGCATTTCTGCCTGA
- a CDS encoding putative zinc-binding metallopeptidase: MYRFFEQLSSRIVAPFMGESSRNSKIWPCRCGQSLFFRNSQCLACSALLGYQPEESRLTSLQPGPQDGSWTLDADPDAGLFRRCANLDTPAACNWLLPDNGHDSLCIACSLNRTIPDLSVTENPERWRKVEIAKRRLVAQLITLGLPVIPKTVDEATGLAFDFIGVDLEGNAPMTGHANGLITLDIKEADDAHREQVRAAMHEPYRTLLGHFRHEVGHYYWDRLIANGPWLEAFRKLFGDERASYAEALDRHYQQGAPLDWPQHYVSAYATMHPWEDWAETWAHYLHMMDAVDTALGFGMSAREMDFDYQPFPPSTLYDPEHPGGAAFLSFVNAWIELAGMLNELSRSMGQPDFYPFVLPAAAIAKLHFIHLVIQQAGGKADEVLTL; this comes from the coding sequence ATGTACCGCTTTTTCGAGCAGCTCAGTTCCCGCATCGTCGCGCCGTTCATGGGCGAATCTTCACGCAACAGCAAAATCTGGCCGTGCCGCTGCGGCCAGTCGCTGTTCTTTCGCAACAGCCAGTGCCTGGCTTGCAGCGCCCTGTTGGGCTATCAGCCTGAAGAAAGTCGCCTGACCTCGTTGCAACCCGGCCCGCAGGACGGCAGCTGGACACTCGATGCCGATCCCGACGCCGGATTGTTTCGTCGCTGCGCCAACCTCGACACTCCCGCCGCGTGCAATTGGCTGCTGCCGGATAACGGCCATGACAGCCTGTGCATCGCCTGCAGCCTCAATCGCACCATCCCCGACCTTTCTGTGACGGAAAACCCCGAACGCTGGCGCAAGGTCGAGATCGCCAAGCGCCGGCTGGTGGCGCAACTGATCACCCTGGGCCTGCCGGTCATCCCGAAAACCGTGGATGAGGCCACCGGTCTGGCCTTCGACTTCATCGGCGTCGACCTCGAAGGCAATGCGCCGATGACCGGCCACGCCAACGGCCTGATCACCCTCGACATCAAAGAAGCCGACGACGCCCATCGCGAGCAGGTGCGGGCGGCAATGCATGAACCCTATCGCACGCTGCTCGGGCATTTTCGGCATGAGGTCGGGCATTATTATTGGGATCGTTTGATCGCCAACGGTCCGTGGCTCGAAGCTTTTCGCAAGCTGTTCGGCGACGAGCGCGCCAGTTACGCCGAAGCGCTCGACCGACACTATCAGCAAGGTGCACCGCTGGACTGGCCGCAACATTACGTCAGCGCCTACGCGACCATGCACCCCTGGGAGGACTGGGCGGAAACCTGGGCGCATTACCTGCACATGATGGATGCGGTGGATACTGCGCTGGGTTTTGGCATGAGCGCGCGGGAAATGGACTTCGATTACCAGCCGTTTCCACCGAGCACTCTGTACGACCCGGAGCACCCCGGCGGCGCGGCGTTCCTGTCGTTCGTCAACGCCTGGATCGAACTGGCGGGGATGCTCAACGAACTGTCACGCAGCATGGGCCAGCCGGATTTCTACCCGTTTGTGTTGCCGGCGGCGGCGATTGCCAAGCTGCACTTCATCCATCTGGTAATCCAGCAGGCGGGCGGCAAGGCGGACGAGGTGCTGACCCTGTAG
- a CDS encoding YbaB/EbfC family nucleoid-associated protein yields the protein MMKGGMAGLMKQAQQMQEKMAKMQEELANAEVTGKAGGDMVTVVMTGRHDVKSVSIDPSLVEGLSEDDKEMLEAVVAAAVNDAVRKIEANSQEKMGSMTAGMNLPAGMKLPF from the coding sequence ATGATGAAAGGTGGCATGGCCGGCCTGATGAAGCAGGCGCAGCAGATGCAGGAAAAAATGGCCAAGATGCAGGAAGAACTGGCCAACGCCGAAGTCACCGGCAAGGCCGGTGGCGATATGGTCACCGTGGTAATGACCGGTCGTCACGACGTGAAAAGCGTCAGCATCGACCCTAGCCTGGTTGAAGGCCTGAGCGAAGACGACAAGGAAATGCTCGAAGCCGTGGTCGCCGCCGCCGTCAACGACGCCGTGCGCAAGATCGAAGCCAACAGCCAGGAAAAAATGGGCAGCATGACCGCCGGCATGAACCTGCCAGCGGGTATGAAACTGCCATTCTGA